Proteins found in one Streptococcus iniae genomic segment:
- a CDS encoding CPBP family intramembrane glutamic endopeptidase: MTKNMLVLATERYKKLPAWLMTIIACLLVLFFLLLGELSASLLLALVALVAAVMQGGDTATFFETVTLFDNIYIMLAIAGAPAIILFFWLRWYEKRPFSSLGFFKKSWFAEIIKGWMIGMFLLSVSLLVSYLLGGLKLVSIDFSLQTILKVLIIIPFWFVQGGTEELLTRGWLLPLINKRTNLIFALVLTSSLFGILHLGNDHVTFLSILSITLSGLLMALYMLKTDNIWGAAGLHGAWNFTQGNIFGVAVSGTDAGASLFKFAVKPDSAQWISGGMFGTEGSLIASIVLMIGILVLLKQLRQEKLQK; encoded by the coding sequence ATGACTAAAAATATGTTAGTTCTAGCAACTGAGCGTTATAAAAAACTGCCGGCTTGGTTGATGACGATTATTGCCTGCTTGTTAGTATTGTTCTTTCTCCTACTTGGTGAATTAAGTGCTAGTTTATTATTGGCCTTAGTTGCCTTAGTAGCAGCGGTTATGCAAGGTGGAGATACTGCGACTTTCTTTGAAACCGTAACATTATTTGATAATATTTATATTATGCTTGCCATTGCTGGTGCACCGGCAATTATCTTATTTTTCTGGTTACGTTGGTATGAGAAGCGACCATTTTCGAGTCTTGGCTTTTTTAAAAAATCATGGTTTGCAGAGATCATAAAGGGCTGGATGATTGGTATGTTCCTGCTATCTGTTTCTTTACTTGTTTCCTATTTGTTAGGAGGCTTGAAGTTGGTTTCTATTGATTTTTCTCTACAAACCATATTAAAAGTGCTAATCATTATTCCTTTCTGGTTTGTACAAGGTGGTACAGAAGAATTGTTGACCAGAGGATGGTTATTACCGTTGATTAATAAGAGAACGAATCTTATTTTTGCCCTTGTTCTTACAAGTAGTTTATTTGGGATATTGCACTTGGGCAATGACCATGTTACCTTTTTATCCATTCTAAGTATTACCCTATCTGGCTTATTAATGGCCTTATATATGCTTAAAACGGATAATATTTGGGGCGCTGCAGGCCTTCATGGAGCTTGGAATTTTACCCAAGGAAATATTTTTGGCGTTGCTGTCAGTGGGACAGATGCAGGTGCTTCACTCTTTAAATTTGCAGTGAAACCTGACAGTGCACAGTGGATTTCTGGTGGGATGTTTGGCACAGAAGGAAGTTTGATTGCTAGTATTGTTTTAATGATTGGTATTCTTGTTTTACTAAAACAATTGCGTCAAGAAAAATTGCAAAAGTAG
- a CDS encoding bifunctional 4-hydroxy-2-oxoglutarate aldolase/2-dehydro-3-deoxy-phosphogluconate aldolase, producing the protein MTKSETILALIAQKLVVVIRGETAQEAIKASQACIEGGIRVVEIAYTNTKASEVINHLKEAYAQNREILIGAGTVLDAQTARLAILSGAQFIVSPSFNDETARMCNRYAIPYIPGCMTISEVTRALEAGSEMVKVFPGGNLGPSFIASLKAPLPHVQVMVTGGVNQHNMTEWFAAGACALGIGGDFNKLAAQGQFDSITEIAKTYHQILNEAH; encoded by the coding sequence ATGACAAAATCAGAAACCATTTTAGCCTTAATAGCACAAAAACTCGTTGTGGTAATCAGAGGAGAGACTGCTCAAGAAGCGATTAAAGCATCTCAAGCTTGTATTGAAGGTGGCATAAGAGTAGTTGAAATTGCCTACACCAACACAAAAGCTAGCGAAGTCATTAACCATTTAAAAGAGGCATATGCACAAAATCGGGAAATCCTAATAGGAGCCGGGACTGTTTTAGATGCTCAAACAGCACGGCTAGCCATTTTATCTGGCGCACAATTTATTGTTTCTCCATCATTTAATGACGAAACTGCTAGAATGTGTAACCGTTATGCTATTCCCTATATTCCTGGCTGTATGACTATCTCAGAAGTAACAAGAGCCCTTGAAGCCGGCAGTGAGATGGTTAAGGTCTTTCCAGGAGGCAACTTAGGGCCATCCTTTATAGCATCCTTAAAAGCCCCATTACCACATGTACAAGTCATGGTAACAGGCGGTGTTAACCAGCACAATATGACAGAATGGTTTGCTGCAGGTGCTTGCGCACTCGGGATTGGCGGTGACTTTAATAAATTGGCAGCCCAAGGACAATTTGACAGCATCACAGAAATTGCAAAAACCTATCACCAAATCTTAAATGAAGCTCACTAA
- a CDS encoding sugar kinase has protein sequence MPKILFFGEALMRLSPQDKTHLSNAETCQLFFGGTEVNVARALEGMGQETRLLTCLPNTRLGQNLLTFLEQNKIDTQFIQKSGERLGLYFLENAFGCRQAFLDYDRKHSSIHNLCYDKIDLDALFDDVSLFHFSGITLSLSKDIQKISHLLLEEAQKRGIKISFDLNYRRSLLAADQAKKLFSEFASYADICFGIEPLMANASDLTFFKREQACEDDIESRMLALMETFHFEALFHTHRHLDSFGRNHYKAYMLSVHDGFITSQTITTPVLERVGSGDAFVAGALYQLLQTADAKRTVDFAVASASLKCTLKGDNMFESPNTISKVLNLAQDIIR, from the coding sequence ATGCCTAAAATTCTCTTTTTCGGCGAAGCTCTCATGCGCCTAAGCCCTCAAGACAAGACACATTTGTCAAATGCAGAAACTTGTCAGCTCTTCTTTGGTGGCACTGAAGTTAATGTCGCAAGGGCACTTGAAGGTATGGGACAAGAAACCAGACTCCTCACTTGCCTTCCAAATACAAGACTTGGTCAAAACCTTCTAACATTTCTAGAGCAAAATAAAATAGACACTCAGTTTATTCAAAAAAGCGGCGAGCGTCTGGGACTTTATTTCCTAGAAAATGCCTTTGGTTGCAGACAAGCTTTTCTTGACTATGACCGCAAGCATTCAAGTATTCATAACCTCTGCTATGATAAGATTGATCTAGATGCCTTATTTGATGATGTCAGTCTTTTTCACTTCAGCGGAATCACCTTATCCTTAAGCAAGGACATTCAAAAAATAAGCCACTTGCTATTAGAAGAAGCCCAAAAAAGAGGCATTAAAATCTCCTTTGACCTCAATTACCGCCGTTCACTATTAGCAGCCGACCAGGCCAAAAAACTATTTTCTGAATTCGCCTCCTATGCTGATATTTGTTTTGGCATTGAACCGTTAATGGCAAACGCTTCAGATCTTACCTTTTTTAAACGAGAGCAAGCCTGTGAAGATGACATTGAGAGTCGAATGCTTGCATTAATGGAAACTTTTCATTTCGAAGCTTTATTTCATACCCATAGGCACTTAGATTCTTTTGGAAGAAACCATTACAAAGCCTATATGCTAAGTGTTCATGACGGCTTTATAACATCACAAACCATCACAACTCCTGTCTTAGAACGTGTTGGAAGTGGCGATGCATTTGTTGCTGGAGCCCTTTACCAACTGTTACAAACAGCTGATGCTAAAAGGACCGTCGATTTTGCTGTTGCTAGTGCTAGCCTAAAATGCACACTTAAAGGGGACAATATGTTTGAATCTCCAAACACCATTTCTAAGGTTCTTAATCTAGCACAAGATATTATCAGATAA
- a CDS encoding RpiB/LacA/LacB family sugar-phosphate isomerase, which translates to MKIALINENSQASKNELIFNQLKAVADQKGFQTFNYGMYGVEGESQLTYVQNGLLTAILLNSGAADFVITGCGTGVGAMLACNSFTGVVCGFAADPLDAYLFSQINGGNALSIPFAKGFGWGAELNLTYMFERLFQDDIGGGYPKERAIAEQRNARILENIKKVSHTDILTLLKTIDQNFLKETISGHYFKDYFFDNCQKPEIADYLKEVLKA; encoded by the coding sequence ATGAAAATTGCACTTATTAATGAAAATAGCCAAGCTTCTAAAAACGAACTCATCTTTAATCAACTTAAAGCCGTCGCTGATCAAAAAGGCTTTCAGACCTTTAATTATGGTATGTATGGGGTTGAAGGAGAAAGCCAATTAACCTATGTTCAAAACGGCTTACTTACTGCCATCTTATTAAATAGCGGTGCTGCTGACTTTGTGATTACAGGTTGCGGAACAGGGGTTGGCGCAATGCTTGCATGCAATAGTTTTACTGGCGTGGTCTGCGGTTTTGCTGCTGACCCTCTAGATGCCTACCTCTTTTCTCAAATTAATGGTGGCAATGCCTTATCTATTCCATTTGCTAAGGGCTTTGGGTGGGGAGCTGAACTCAATTTAACCTACATGTTTGAACGCCTTTTCCAAGATGACATTGGCGGAGGTTATCCTAAAGAACGCGCTATTGCTGAACAACGTAACGCTCGAATTTTAGAAAACATCAAAAAAGTAAGCCACACCGATATCCTAACCCTTTTAAAAACAATTGATCAAAACTTCCTAAAAGAAACCATTTCTGGACATTATTTCAAAGACTATTTCTTTGACAATTGCCAAAAACCAGAAATTGCAGATTATCTCAAAGAAGTCTTAAAGGCGTAA
- a CDS encoding gluconate 5-dehydrogenase, with the protein MDRNTIFDSFSLKGKIALVTGASYGIGFSIATALAEAGATIIFNDIRQDLIDQGLENYQKLGIKAHGYLCDVTDEEAITNLIAKIKTEVGIVDILVNNAGIIKRTPMLEMTASDFRQVIDIDLNAPFIVSKAVLPGMIEKGHGKIINICSMMSELGRETVAAYAAAKGGLKMLTKNIASEFGSANIQCNGIGPGYIATPQTAPLRQVQEDGSRHPFDQFIISKTPAARWGEAEDLAAPAVFLASDASNFINGHILYVDGGILAYIGKQPQ; encoded by the coding sequence ATGGATCGTAATACTATTTTTGACTCCTTTTCTCTCAAGGGAAAAATTGCTCTTGTCACCGGCGCCTCTTATGGAATCGGGTTTTCCATCGCAACCGCTTTAGCAGAGGCTGGCGCGACCATCATCTTTAATGATATTCGTCAGGATTTGATTGATCAAGGACTTGAAAACTACCAAAAATTAGGCATTAAAGCACACGGCTATCTTTGTGATGTGACTGATGAAGAAGCCATCACGAACTTGATTGCTAAAATAAAAACAGAGGTTGGCATTGTAGATATCTTAGTCAACAATGCAGGCATTATCAAACGCACGCCTATGCTTGAGATGACTGCCAGTGATTTTCGACAAGTTATTGATATTGACTTAAATGCTCCATTCATCGTTTCAAAAGCGGTCCTACCAGGAATGATTGAAAAAGGCCATGGTAAAATCATTAACATTTGCTCCATGATGAGTGAACTTGGCCGTGAGACTGTCGCTGCTTATGCTGCTGCAAAAGGAGGCCTTAAAATGTTAACCAAAAACATTGCCTCTGAATTTGGCAGTGCTAACATTCAGTGCAACGGCATTGGACCTGGTTACATCGCAACTCCACAAACTGCGCCTCTTCGTCAAGTACAAGAAGATGGTAGCCGACACCCATTTGACCAGTTTATTATTTCGAAAACACCCGCAGCGCGTTGGGGAGAAGCCGAAGATCTAGCTGCTCCTGCAGTATTTTTAGCCAGCGATGCCTCAAACTTTATCAACGGACATATTCTCTATGTTGACGGTGGCATTTTAGCTTACATTGGAAAACAGCCTCAATAA
- a CDS encoding PTS sugar transporter subunit IIA translates to MLKIIIVAHGHFSDGIMSALELIAGKQEDLVALNFIEGMSSQELETAINSELVAKQEYLILTDLLGGTPFNLATGLMVSHPDKVIRVLSGLNLAMLIEAVFSRNSISDIDQLVDSLISSSQKAIVDAKVCVAVQEDELPFEGGI, encoded by the coding sequence ATGTTAAAAATAATAATTGTCGCTCATGGTCATTTTTCAGATGGCATTATGAGTGCTTTAGAATTAATTGCAGGAAAACAAGAAGACCTCGTTGCTCTTAATTTTATTGAAGGAATGTCTTCTCAAGAATTAGAAACCGCTATTAATAGTGAATTGGTTGCTAAACAAGAGTATTTAATTCTGACCGATTTGCTCGGTGGCACACCTTTTAATCTTGCGACTGGCCTGATGGTGTCGCATCCAGATAAAGTCATTCGTGTGCTGTCAGGACTTAATCTTGCCATGTTAATAGAAGCTGTTTTTTCACGAAACAGCATCTCTGATATTGATCAGTTGGTTGATTCGCTGATAAGTTCATCTCAAAAGGCTATTGTTGATGCTAAGGTTTGCGTGGCAGTTCAAGAAGATGAGCTTCCTTTTGAAGGAGGGATTTGA